GTAATACACAACTTTGACCTGCAGGTTTAGCGTCCGGTTGATTTCCTCAACGGTCAGCTCGTTACTTCCGATTCTCATCGTCCGTACTAACTCGGAATTCTCCCTCATATCCTGAAACGGTTCATATACGGAAGACGCTCCCTTGAGCTTGATAAAGGTGCGGAATCCGCTTAGCGCCACGTTCTTGTAGCTGATGCTTGCCGGAGAGAACTCCATGATCGGGGAGTTTTTGTCCCTAATGCCAAAGCCGGCTATTCCCTGTCCGCGGTTGACATAGAAAGTCCATAAAGGAATCCCCTTCCGTCCGGCCAGGCCAGGAAGAAAGCTTGCGAACGTCTTGGCCTTATCAAACTCCTCAATGACAAAATTCCGATCCTCAAAATAATAGGCTGGCATAATTTAACCTCGCTTTCCGTTATACCATCTGATATCCGTCATACCGTCTGATAATAGAAAGAACCGTTACAGCCAACGCTCGGGCCAGTCCCCCGGCAACCACAGGTACAATTGTATTGGAGCCTATGCAGATCAACAAATTAGAAGCGAAACCGATTTCGAAAAAATCTCGCAGACATCCTTGGGATGTCTTAATAACCGAAATCTTTGTGCCGGTCAACGCTACATGGCCCGGCACGAATCCCGTATTACCAGTTCCACGGGCAAAACGACCGATTCCGGAGCGCACACCGTTTCAATGGAATGGATAAGCATCTGTGCTGCGCGGCTGCCGATCTCTTGCACATTCTGACGAATCGTAGTCAACGCGGGGTTGACCAGTCCGGCAGCCTCGATATCGTCGAACCCGATCACGGAAATATGCTCCGGAACCTGCAAGCCGCGGCTTCGAATCGCTTTGACGGCTCCGAGGGCCAGATTATCTCCGGCAGCCAGCACAGCCGTTGGCGGCTGCTCCAAATCGAGCAGTCGGTTCATCGCCGCATACCCGCTTTCTACCGAAAAAAAGCCTCCGCCTCCGCTAATATACTCTTCTCTCTTCTTTAGCTTCAGCCTGCCCATTGCCATCTCGTAGCCGAGCTGCCGCTGCTGTCCCGCAAACGTATCCGTGCCGCCTGAAATATGGGCGATTTGGCGGTGCCCCAGCTCATAGAGGTATTGCACCGCCAGAAAGCTCCCGTTAATATTGTCGGAGCAGATGGTTCCCGCCTGCGACGACTCGAAATCGAGCAGGAAGCAGGGAATTCCGCTCTCCAGCAGCTCTTGCAGGCCCGGGTCCTTGCGATCGGCCATAATGACGATAACGCCGTCAACGCTTCTGAATCTGCAATGCTCCACATAACTGCTGCTCTTGCCGCCAATATTGTCGGAAATGAACATCAGATCATACCCTTCCGCCTCCGCTGTCTTCTTGAAGCTGTCGATTACGCCGTTGAAGAACGGATGGCGTATACCCACACCGGAAGGTTCGTTGAACAATATCCCGATCGTCCACGACTTCTTGGTCATCAATGTCCGCGCATGGGAATTGGGCAAATACCCCATTTCCTTTGCAGCGTCCAAAATTTTACCCCGGGTCTTGACGCTGACGTCGTTGTAATTATTGAACACCTTCGACACGGTGGTCGGAGAATAACCCGTCCGTTTGGCGATGTCATAAATGGTAATCAAGGCTGTTCACCCCCTTATCGAAATGGGTTTCGTTCGAGGAGATTGTAATGGCTTTCATAATAAAAGTCAATAGCTAAAACTTTAGGATGTTTGCTAAACCTGATAAATGGATGGAAGAGAAAACTGAGGGGATAAAGGTATTAAAAAGGGGGATGAGAAAGCCCGAATCCCCCCTTCCTGAGCGCGCTAGTGCGTGCTTTTGCCGGATTGATAATATTTCTGCTTATACTCGTCAAAAGTAATGTTATCCGTTCGGCCCTGGACGAAGGATTCGTGAATAAATTTCCAATACGATACCAAGTCCGCATGTCTTCCCTTGTAGCCCGCCGGAATCTTATATAAGTATTCCAGCGATTTCTCGTCGTCTCCGTCCTGTCCGTAAATATTGTACAGGGCAAGGTTATACATCGCCTTAAGATCTTCGCTTGGATCAGGCACTTTCTCAAAGATCTCTACAACGGAACTGTAGTTCTCACTCTCCAGCGCCTTGTCGACCGCAGCCCAAACTTCTTTGTCTTCATGAGCCGCAGAGCCGCTTGCCCCGCCTGACGCCGATTGGTCAGGAGCCGCCGACACGCTTGCCTCCGGTGATGATGCCGCGCTGGTTGCAGCCGGGCTGGCGTCGGCCGGCGCTCCGCTTGGACCCGCTGTCGGCAGGGAGGCCTCGCTTGATGGAGCCGCCGTTGCCGCCCCCAGAGCCGGGGTCTCTTTTGCCCCTTGTCCCGGGGCTCCAGCTGTCCCGTTCCCGCATCCGGCGGAGGCGAGCAAGATCGCAACAACAGCCATGGTTGTAAGTAATTTCATAGATAATGACCCCTACTTTTTTATCCTATCTTATCACTAGCAAACAAACAAAAACCAGCCATGCACTAGACTGCATCGACCGGTCGCTTGTCCAAAACTTATTTCATGTATTTATTAAAATGCCAATTCTACAGCGCCATCTTCATAAATATCGACCCGCTGTGCGCACAGCAGCATACCCAATCCGTTCGCAAAGCCCTTCTCCCTAATATCTCTTTCTCTGCGTTCCCATCTCTCGCGGTCATGAATAATGTCGTACAGGTAGTAGAATTCCGCTTCGTTAGCCGCTTTCATCTTCTCTACAAAGATGAAGTCGTCCCCGAAAAGCTCCTTGAACCAGCCCGCTGCCTCTTCATGCGTAGAAAATTGGGGAAGATCGGCCTGGAACTGTTTGGACAGAAAATTTTGCTGCAATCTGCCCTTCTTCTCATAATAACTTTCAAGCGTCTCTGCATTAATCATCAAGATGCCTCCTCTGTTAACCTCATCATTCGCCATTTTGGAATCCACCAAAAACCAGCAATTTTTATGAAAATTTTATCGTATTTCTGAAAATCATGATGTGATTTTGCGCATGTGCGGGGAACGCCTAAACAAGATTATCAGAAATATAATTCAGGAAATGATGCAGTAGCGGCCAGATTATTTTTACGATTACGAATTGAACACCCTGGATGAGCAACCAGCCACCGAGAATGGCAGCAGCCACAGTCATAATGAAAATAAGCATACCGACACGAAAACGCTCACGGGACCGGGTCAGCCCAACCTCCTCATCCGATTTCCAATACCAGTCCTTATCCTGCTTCATAAGCCGTCCCCCAAGTGATATTATTCATCCCCGCATAATTTCGGATTAATCAGAGCCAATGGAATGGCCTTTTTATATTGGTCTAATTCCCCTTTATTATAAACGTTTCACGAATCCCCGCATAACTCCCTCAGTCTGAAAAAGGTAACCAATGACAAAAAAACCTCGCCGAAAGCACGAAATGGCTTTCGGCGAGGCTCGCTTGCCGATACTTATGCTATGATGCCGGTCTGCTGCAGGGTGCGTGCGATATCCGCTCTGGCTTCTTCCCCCAGCGTGCGGAAAGGCGCCCGGACCGGCCCCGAAGGCAGGCCGATAATTTCCAGCGCGGCTTTGACCATCGCGGGCTGTCCGTACTTGCGGGCCAGATCGCGAATCGGCTGCCAGCGGTAATACCGCTCCAGGGCGCGAGCATTTTCGCCTTGCTGAAATTCATTGTAGAGCGCGACAAACTCGGAAGTCATGAAGTTGGCGTTCGTGGATGTGCAGCCGGGCAAGCCGGAAGCCAGCCCGCCCAGGATGAGGCCGTCCGAGCCGCACATGACCGAGATGTCTTTGCCGGCGTATGCGACCGTCCTCACCAGCGAATGCAAATCCGTAGCGCCCTGCTTGACACCCGCGACGTTGTCCAGCTTGGCCAGCTCCGCGATTTCTTCCGGCGACAGATGGACGCCGATGCTGGCGCTGTTGTAGATGAGAATCGGCAGTTCGGCCGATTCATTCAGAAGCTGGAAGTGGTGCAGGATGTCTTGCGGCCGCACCTCCGATACATACGGAGGCGTGACCATCACGCCGTCAGCTCCGGCCAGCTTGGCCGCATGCGCCAGCTCACTCGCTTCATCGGTGCCGCTGGCCGCCGTGCAGCACAGCAGCGGAACCCGACCGGCTACCGCGTCAGCGGCAGCAGTGAACAGCTGCTTCCGTTCATCGCTCGTCATACTCGGATACTCCGCGTAGGTGCCCCCCACGATAATGCCGTGAGCGCCCGAGGCAATGTAGTGATCGATATTCTGCCGCAGTGCGGCGGGGTCAAAGGCTTGCGTGTCCGTCATCGGAGTGATGGCCAGCACATAAATCCCTTTAAGCTTGTTCTTCAAATCAGTTGTGGACATGTCTTCCTCCTTAATTACCGCAATCTAGGTATTCTAATGATTATTTGCTGCCAAGAATCGATTCCATGGCCGCGATTCCGCTGTCCATCTCGTCCCGGGAAACGGCATAGGACAGGCGGATATGATATGGGCTGCCGAACCCGGTTCCCGGCATCACCGCGACCCCAGCCTTCGTCAGCAGGATATCGGCCAGGTCGTCGGCGGTGGATATGGTTCGTCCCTCCAAGGTCTGGCCGCACCAGGCGGAGGCGTCCACCCATACATAGAAGGCGCCGTCCGGGACGCTGCACTCCAGTCCCTTGATCCGGCGAACCCCTTCGACCAGAACGCCGCGGCGCGCCGCGTATTCCTGACGAATGTCCTCCAGATCATCCTGGGGGCCGTCAATGGCGGCCAGCGCCGCCTGCTGGGCGATGGATGACGGGTTGCTCGTCGTATGGGACTGCAGGCGAAGCATCGCCCCGGTGACCGCCGCCGGTGCGGCGGAGTAGCCGATTCTCCAGCCGGTCATCCCGTACGACTTGGACACCGCGTTGATCACGACGGTGCGCTCCCGCATGCCGGGAAACGATGCGATGCTCGTATATCCTTCCGGTTTGAACACAAACGCCGAGTATACCTCGTCGCTGATGACCCAAAGATCCCGCTGCCGGCAGAACTCAGCCAGCCTGGACAGCTCCTCCGCGCTGTATACCGCGCCGGAAGGGTTGTTCGGCTGATTGAGAATCAGCAGACGGGTCGAATCATTTACCAAAGGCGCAAGCGTCTCCGGCGTCACTTTATAACCGGAGGTAGCGTCGGTCTGAACGAAGACCGGCTTGGCTCCGGCGAATTTAACCTGCTCGGGAAACGACACCCAAAACGGAATCGGGATCAGCACCTCGTCTCCCGGCCGGCACAGCGTGCAAATCGCGTTGAACAATGCATGCTTGCCCCCGACGGTAACTACAATGTCCCCGGGGTCGTAGCTGAGTCCCATATCCCGGAGAAGCGCCCGGCAGATCGCTTCGCGCAGCGGCAGAATGCCGCTCGTGTCGGTGTATCCTGTGAAATTATCTTGTATCGCCTGAATCGCAGCCGCTTTGGCCCGGTCTGGCGTTGGAAAGTCCGGCTGCCCAAGCCCTAAGCGGTACACGGTTCGGCCTTCCCGCTGATACCTTGCCACTGTGGACTCCAGCAATGCAGTCGGGGAAGGTTGAACACGCTCCACCCAATCCGCCAACTGAATATGTTGGTTCAACAACGTCCATCACCTCTTCTGTTTATCTGTTACGAGCCTGCGACTTCCATTGCAATGGAAGCGTAGATCCGCGATGCCTTCTCCAGCTCGGACACCGTCACCCACTCGTCGATTTTGTGAGCCACGCTGAAATCGCCCGGCCCGTATATCACTGACGGAATTCCCCGTTTGACGAAGTGGGTCATGTCGCAATTGGCCGTAAGGCCCGTTAGTTCGGGTCTGCGTCCGTATACCCGTTCGATCGCCGCGGAAGCGAGCTCGACCATCGGGTGATCAGGAGGGGTCTCCGACGCCACCCCTGTTGTCGGTACGAGCCGGTCGATGGAAACCCGGCCGTCCAGCGCGGGCAGACCGGCAATGATCTGCTCGATCTCCCGCAGAGCGTCATCTTCCGCTTCGCCGGGAATCAGCCGTCGGTCGATCAGCGCCTCGCAGCGGTCAGGAATCATTGACTCCTTGATTCCCCCGTTAATGACCGTGACGGACAGGGTCGACTGCCCCGTCAACGGATGGAGCCGCTTCGTCAGCTCCTGCTCGGCGAAGTCTTCAAGCGCCACAAGCGTACGCGCCATGAGGGACACGGCGTTGACGCCGAGGTGAGGCGTTGACGAATGGGCCGATACACCCTCGGCAGCCAGCACCGGGCGGATGCTGCCCCGGTGTGCGATCGCCAGGCTGCCGTCGGTCGCCTCGCCGATTACCGCCAGATCGCCATGCAGATCGTCCGGCAGCCTGCGGGCTCCGAGGCTCGCCGCCTCTTCATCCACGACCGCCGCAAGCACGATGTCCCCCGGTAGCTGCGCGCCGGATGCGGCAATCGCTTCAACAGCGGCCATCATGGCGGCCAAAGGCCCCTTCGCATCCATTACACCCCGGCCGTAGACCCGGTCGCCCTTGCGGAGCATGGTGAACGGATCGGAACTCCAACCTTCTCCGGCCGGCACGACATCCATATGCGTATTCAGAATAATCGTTCGCCCGCCGCCCGTCCCTCTCAGGCGGGCAATCACATTCGGCCTTCCCGGCTCGATCTCCTGAAGCTCGACTTCGCAGCCGGCTTCCCGCATAACTTTGGCAACATAAGCGGCCGCTTCTGCTTCCGTGCCGCTTGGGTTCACGCTCTGGAAGCGGATCAGATCGGCCAGCAGCTCGATTGTCCGCTCGGGGCGGATCATCGGCTCCATTGTGCGAAGGCCCTCACTCATAGCGATTTCACCATCCCGCCGTCCACCAGCAACGTCTGGCCCGTCACATAGCTCGCACTGTCCGAGCACAGGAACGCCACCACGCGGGCAAATTCATCCGGCTGCCCGTAACGTCCAAGCGGAATCTGCTTCTCGCTCTGGGCCTTTATCGCTTCAGGTTCAACCCCAGCCTTATCCGCCCGGATGCGGTCCAGGGAACGGACCCGGTCCGTGTCGATCCGGCCCGGAGCCACCGTATTCACCCGGATGCCGTACGGGGCAAGCTCCTCCGCCAGCGTCTTGCTGAGTCCAGCCACGCCTGTCCGCATCACATTGGAGAGCGTCAGCCCGGGGATAGGCTGCTTGACCGAGGACGAAGCCAGATTGACGATCGCACCGCCCTGTTCCTTCAAATGCGGAAGCGCATCACGGACGAGACGGACCACGCTCAGTACGTTAAGCTCATAGGCGTACTTCCAGTCTTCCTCTTTAAGCGACTCGAAGTTCCCGGCGGGAGGACCGCCCGCGTTGGTGACCAGAACGTGCAGCCCGCCAAAAGCGGAGACCGTTTCTTCCACGCAGCGGGACAGGTCGGAAGCGGAGCAGACGTCGGCCTGAAGCCCAAGCGCGGGCATTCCCGTTTCGGCGGTAATTTCCGCAGCTACGTCTTTAGCCTCCGCGCCATTTCGGCTGAACAGCGCCACCTTCGCCCCGCCGCGCGCCAATTCGAACGCGGCGGCGCGGCCGAGGCCCTTGCTTGCCGCCGCTACCAGCGCGGTCTTCCCTGCGAATTGTCCGCTCATGCGTTTACCCCCTTCGCTACGGTCAGCTCGCGCGGCAGCTTGGTCAGCACTTCGCAGCCGGTTTCCGTCACCAGAATCGTCTCGCTGAATCCAACGCCGTAGCGGTTCGGAACGCGGAGGGCCGGCGGAATATGGAACACCATGCCCGGCAGCAATACACGAGAGTCGTCCCGCTGGAGGCTCATAATATGGCCTTCTCCCCAGTCCGGCGCAAAAGCGACGCCGATCGAGTAACCGGTTCTTTTGCGGAACTGCTCGTACAGCCCGGCTCTCTCGATGGTTCCCCGGCAGGCTTCGTCCACCTCTCCGGCGGTAACGCCCGGCCGGATGACTTCAAGCGCGGCGTTCAAAGAAGCGATGCACACCTCGGTCACCCGCTTGATCTCATCAGTTGGCGTACCGGTATAGGCAGCCCGCATCAACGCGCCGTGGTACCTGTTGCGGGCGCCGGCCACTTCCAATAGAAGCGTCTCCCCGTCGCCAATGACCTTATGCCCCCATGCGGCATGCATATTTCCCGAACGGTAACCGGAGGAAATGAACGGCTCCATCCCCAAGTATTCGCCCCCGGCCAAAATCATGGCGGAGAACATGGCTGCGGCAGCCTCGTCCTCATTCACCCCGGCCCGGATCGCGTCAAGCCCGGCCTGCATCGAACGGTCCGCCACTGTGCAGGCTTCGCGAATGTAAGCAATTTCCGCCGGAGATTTGATGACTCTGAACGCCTCAACCGTTCCTTGAGCATCCGTAAGATTGAAATCGCCAAGCAGCTTCTCAAGCTTCTGATAGTTGCGGACAGGCAGGAACCAGGAGCCGGTCTCCAGACCGATCGCACCGGGAGCGATACCGATTTCTCTAACCGTATCAGCGGTCAGGGCAACCGGATCATTCGTGTCGTCATACGTTCTGACCTGGCTTTCAGGCAGCCAGCTGTAGGTTTGAACGTTGGAAAGCTCGCCTCTTCGAAGCACGAGCACCGGGTCGCCGGATACCGGAACGACCAGACATTGGTACATATAATAGCCCGGGCTCTGGTAGCCGGTCAGATAAAAAATATTTTCAGGGGTATGAATCAGCATGCCGCTGAGCCCCTTGAGTCCGAGCTCGCGTTGTACATTTTGAAGGCGGGACTGAAATTCATCCCTGGAAAATACCAATGATGTGCTGCTCAATATTGTCTACCTCTCTTCCTGGACTAATATTTTCAAGCCTGATAGCCGTAAGTGTCCATTCTTAAATCCTTTAAATACGGGTAAGAATAATTCCCGAATTCGTCGAGATCGATCTCAAGCACCTGCATGTCTTCGCACTTAAGGTCCCCTTCGAGCACAATCTCGCCAAGAGGGTTTGCTATTTTATTGTTGCCGAACATATACTGCTTGCCTATCGGGCCCGAGCCATTGACAGCAGCTACAAAACAAGTGTTTTCCAGCGCTCTCGACTGAAAATAAATATCCCATCTGTATTTCAGTTCTACGGAAAAGGCTGAAGGAATCACGATCAACTCCGCCCCTTGCAGCGCGAGCGTCCGAGCCGCCTCGGGAAACCCGGCATCGTAACAAATCAGGACGCCGAGTTTGCCGAAATCCATTTCAAACACGGAATATTGATTGCCGGGTTTGAAATACTCTTTCTCCTCTTCCCATAAGTGAACCTTGCTGTATGTTCCCGCGACGGCGCCGCTTCGGTCTATGATCACAGCGCTGTTGCAGAGAAAGTCCCCCTCACTCTGCTTCAAAGCCGTCGGGATCACCATGTTGATGCTGTGAGTGCGGGCGGCTTCCGCAAATGCCTGTACGGCAGATCCGTCAATATGCTGGGCCAGATCATGGTATCGGTGACCGATGACATCGGTATCGCAACCTGTGAGAAACAATTCCGGAAACACGATGAGATCAGCCCCTTGCCGGGCGGCTTCCCGAACAAAACGCAATCCTTTCTCCACATTGGCGGGAACGTCCATCACGACACTCTCAAACTGCACCAATGCAAGTTTAACTTTCCGCAAGATATCACCTCCTTTTGAGGGACTAATACTGGGTAATCTGGTTGAGGAACTGCGCCAGGCGGGGATGCTTGCCGGCTTCTTCCATCTTCGATGAAGGCAGGTCTTCGACAACCTTTCCCTGGTCCATAAAGATGATGCGGTCGCCTACCCGGCGCGCAAATTCCATTTCATGCGTAACGATGACGACGGTCATCCCATCTCTGGCGAGATCCGAGATAACGTCCAAAACCTCGGCCGTCATCTCGGGATCAAGCGCCGAGGTCGGCTCGTCGAACAACATCAGCTTCGGATTCATGGCAAGAGCCCGCGCAATCGCGATGCGCTGCTGCTGCCCTCCGGAAAGCTGTTCGGGATAATGCTCTGCCCGGTCTTTCAGACGTACCCTTTCCAGCAGCTGAGTCGCGCGCGACCGGACCTCCTGCTCTTTTTCGCCCCGCACCACTCTCGGAGCCAGCATAATATTCTGGATCGCGTTCAGATGCTGGAACAGATCGAACGATTGAAAAACCATGCCGATCTCCGCTCTTGCATGCCGCGATCCGCCCACATCCTGTCCGTTGTACAGGATCTGTCCGCCGTCGATGGGCTCAAGTCCCGCCATGCATCTCAGCAGCGTTGACTTGCCGGAACCGGAAGGTCCGATAATAACCACCCGCTCGCCCTCGCGGATATCGAGGGAGACCTCTTTCAGGATCGGATCACCATGGTATTGCTTGGACACCTGCTCGATTTGCAGCACAATATTCGACCTCCTTTCCGTTTTTCAATCTATAGGATTGACTTCCCGCGCTTCATCAGCGAGAACAGCCGGGGTTTGCGGGTCCGCGAACGGGTAATATCCATCCGCCGCTCCAGGTAAGACTGCACGAGCGTGAACAGCGCCGTAAAGGCAAGGTAATAAATGACGGCCGCGATCAGCGTATCCACATAATCGAAGTTGGCGCTGGCGGTCTGCTGAGCGGTTAGCAGCAGATCGGTATAGCCTACGACCGACGCCATCGCCGAGGTCTTCAGCATGCCGATAAACTGGTTGGCCGTCGGCGGCACGATAACGCGAAATGCCTGGGGAAGAACGACGTATCTCATCCGCTGCCAGCTGTTCATTCCGAGGGCGTTGGCGGCGCGATGCTGCCCTTTGCCCACAGAAGCGAGGCCGGAACGCACGATCTCCGCCATGTAAGCCGCCTCGTTAAGCGCGAGTGCGACGAATGCCGACTGGAACCCGGTCAGCCTGATTCCGAACTGGGGCAGCGCGGTGTACACAAAGATCAGCTGCACCAATACGGGAATACCGCGAAAAATCCAAATATACGAGGTTGCCAAGCCCTGCAGAAGCTTCCACTTTGACATTTTGGCAAGCGCAATAATGAATCCAAGAAGAACGGCGACAATCTGCGACACCAGCGTGAGCTTCATCGTATTCACGGCTCCATCCAGAAAAGCACGAGAACCGAGATACGCCCAAACGCCTTCCATAAATTCCATTTTCAAACCTCCTTATTACAGCTTCCGCCGGATTCAGGCGGGGGTAAAATGCGTTTACGTGAATCCAGCGGCTATGTTATACAGAGTGCTATATGTTACTTGAAATAACTCATTTCAGCCGGCAGATGGTACTTTTCCATCAATTGTTTATAGGTACCGTTATCAACGACTTTCTTCAGCGCGGTTTCAATTGCTGTCTTTGTTTCCGTGTCGCCCTTACGAACGGCGATTCCGATCTTCGTATCCGCACCGAAGGAGCCGGCGATTTCGAATACGCCCGGTTTCTCCTCTAGCAGGTAGGCCGCTCCGGGAGAAGAGTGAAGGAACGCGTCGGCGCGGCCCTGTTCGGTCGCAAGAACGGCGTCGTTGGCCGTCGGGAGCGCCAAAATTTTAATTTCCGGCTTGCCGGCCTGCTTCAGCTTAACGTTATGTTCGCGAACATTGATTTCCTCGACGGCTCCGCGTGTGACGGCGACCGTGAGATTGGACAGATCATCCATGCTTTTGACGCCTTTCGGGTTGCCGCTCTTCACAACGATCGAGTCCGCCAGTCCCATGTAAGGGATGAAGTCTACTTGCTCTTCCCGCTCGGGCTTGATATACATTGCGGAATTGATGATGTCTATCCGTTTGCCCTGCAGAGCCGGAATCAGACCGTCGAAGTTCATCGACTGGATCTTCACTTCTACGCCCATTTCCTTCGCAATCGCTTGTCCCAGCTCGATATCGAAGCCGGTGAATTCATTATTCACCATGTATTCGAAAGGAGGAAACGTAGCGGCCGTGCCATAAGTCAGGAACCCTTTTTCAACTAAAAAAGCTGGGGCCGCGGCGGATGCCGTCTCTTGCGGCTTGCTGCTTCCCGCTGGGGATGAGGCCTGCCCTCCGTTTGCACCGTTTGTTCCGGAGCACGCGCTCAGCAAGGCAATTACCGCTACTAACATCGCACAAACAAGCATCTTGGTGTTTTTCATCATTACGTTTATCTCTCCTCACTGTTCTCGTTGTTTTGCATTACACTTAGTACGACTTTCTGGGTCTTCCGATTGTGTTCGACGAGGAAGCGGCTTGCTTCCTCCGCTTGCTTGCGGGTCATGAGCTCCACCAGTCGGCGATGCTCGTTAAGGGAACCGTCAACCATTCCGGGCTGAATTAAAAGAATACGGCGGTAGCGCTCGCTCTGCTCCCATAGCCGTTCAATGATAGACAACAGGACCGGACGCTGCGCGAGATTGTAAATGAACATATGAAACTCGCGGTTGGCGGCCAGGATGGCTTCCGTATCGGGGCTGTGGTGGTTGGCCAGCTCCACCTGTTTTTGAATCATGTTGTTAAGAGAGGTGGCATCCTCCGGCTTAAGCAGCTCTGTCGCAAGCTGTACGGCCAATCCTTCCAGATTACAACGCACGAGATAAATATCTTCGAGATGCTGCGCCGACAATGGGGTAACCGTTGCGCCCCTGTGCGAATGCAGCAGTACCAGGTCCTGGGCCGCCAGCTTGTCCAGGGCGCTGCGGACCGGCATTTTGCTCACCCCGAGGCGGGCGGCGACAGCGTCTTGGTCGATTCGCTCCCCGGGCGCCAATTCGCCGGACAGCACCCACTGCTTCAGAATGGAGTACACATGCTCCGACGCGGTTACAAAGGTTGGAATTCTACTCAATCATTCAGCATCTCCTTTCGTAAAATTTCAAGATCAAAGATTTGATCAAATATCAACGATCAATGATGACCTGTGACATAGGTCACATTGTAAAGGCTGTTTCGACAAACTGTCAATAAAAATATCTCAAATTGTTAATATTTCTGTCATGAGGTCGAAATAACTAACATAGAGTCGAAAATATAGATATTTTGTCGATATTTCAGTTGCAAAATAGACTTTTATGTGACTATAATTACTGTGATCTTTGATCAAATATCAATTTTCCATCCATTTTCGCATCAAAACCTTTAGTTGCGTTAGATTTCATAACATCATTCTCTGCTCAAATCATCATTCTTCTGGTTTCTAGATCGTTCCAATTCCATCATGAGTCCATTCTGCCGAACAAGAAGAAACGGCTGCGCCATCCTCACATGAGGAGGGCATCCGTTTCTCGTAGAAATATAAGACCATTTATTAATGTGAAACTTATAAACCCTTATATTTTGAAAAAACGAGGTGTCAGCTATGCTTATTTCACAAATCGATGTGTTCAGATGCGACCTTACGCTCTCTCCTCCATTCACCCATTCCTCCTCCGGAACCGTCACTCACCTGAAAGAAGTCTATCTGAGGATTACGACCGATTCGGGCGCCACCGGCTGGAGCGAAGTTCGCGGAAACTGCGAATATGTTACT
This region of Paenibacillus sp. URB8-2 genomic DNA includes:
- a CDS encoding LacI family DNA-binding transcriptional regulator gives rise to the protein MITIYDIAKRTGYSPTTVSKVFNNYNDVSVKTRGKILDAAKEMGYLPNSHARTLMTKKSWTIGILFNEPSGVGIRHPFFNGVIDSFKKTAEAEGYDLMFISDNIGGKSSSYVEHCRFRSVDGVIVIMADRKDPGLQELLESGIPCFLLDFESSQAGTICSDNINGSFLAVQYLYELGHRQIAHISGGTDTFAGQQRQLGYEMAMGRLKLKKREEYISGGGGFFSVESGYAAMNRLLDLEQPPTAVLAAGDNLALGAVKAIRSRGLQVPEHISVIGFDDIEAAGLVNPALTTIRQNVQEIGSRAAQMLIHSIETVCAPESVVLPVELVIRDSCRAM
- a CDS encoding dihydrodipicolinate synthase family protein; protein product: MSTTDLKNKLKGIYVLAITPMTDTQAFDPAALRQNIDHYIASGAHGIIVGGTYAEYPSMTSDERKQLFTAAADAVAGRVPLLCCTAASGTDEASELAHAAKLAGADGVMVTPPYVSEVRPQDILHHFQLLNESAELPILIYNSASIGVHLSPEEIAELAKLDNVAGVKQGATDLHSLVRTVAYAGKDISVMCGSDGLILGGLASGLPGCTSTNANFMTSEFVALYNEFQQGENARALERYYRWQPIRDLARKYGQPAMVKAALEIIGLPSGPVRAPFRTLGEEARADIARTLQQTGIIA
- a CDS encoding pyridoxal phosphate-dependent aminotransferase; the protein is MLNQHIQLADWVERVQPSPTALLESTVARYQREGRTVYRLGLGQPDFPTPDRAKAAAIQAIQDNFTGYTDTSGILPLREAICRALLRDMGLSYDPGDIVVTVGGKHALFNAICTLCRPGDEVLIPIPFWVSFPEQVKFAGAKPVFVQTDATSGYKVTPETLAPLVNDSTRLLILNQPNNPSGAVYSAEELSRLAEFCRQRDLWVISDEVYSAFVFKPEGYTSIASFPGMRERTVVINAVSKSYGMTGWRIGYSAAPAAVTGAMLRLQSHTTSNPSSIAQQAALAAIDGPQDDLEDIRQEYAARRGVLVEGVRRIKGLECSVPDGAFYVWVDASAWCGQTLEGRTISTADDLADILLTKAGVAVMPGTGFGSPYHIRLSYAVSRDEMDSGIAAMESILGSK
- a CDS encoding M20 family metallopeptidase encodes the protein MSEGLRTMEPMIRPERTIELLADLIRFQSVNPSGTEAEAAAYVAKVMREAGCEVELQEIEPGRPNVIARLRGTGGGRTIILNTHMDVVPAGEGWSSDPFTMLRKGDRVYGRGVMDAKGPLAAMMAAVEAIAASGAQLPGDIVLAAVVDEEAASLGARRLPDDLHGDLAVIGEATDGSLAIAHRGSIRPVLAAEGVSAHSSTPHLGVNAVSLMARTLVALEDFAEQELTKRLHPLTGQSTLSVTVINGGIKESMIPDRCEALIDRRLIPGEAEDDALREIEQIIAGLPALDGRVSIDRLVPTTGVASETPPDHPMVELASAAIERVYGRRPELTGLTANCDMTHFVKRGIPSVIYGPGDFSVAHKIDEWVTVSELEKASRIYASIAMEVAGS
- a CDS encoding SDR family oxidoreductase, with protein sequence MSGQFAGKTALVAAASKGLGRAAAFELARGGAKVALFSRNGAEAKDVAAEITAETGMPALGLQADVCSASDLSRCVEETVSAFGGLHVLVTNAGGPPAGNFESLKEEDWKYAYELNVLSVVRLVRDALPHLKEQGGAIVNLASSSVKQPIPGLTLSNVMRTGVAGLSKTLAEELAPYGIRVNTVAPGRIDTDRVRSLDRIRADKAGVEPEAIKAQSEKQIPLGRYGQPDEFARVVAFLCSDSASYVTGQTLLVDGGMVKSL
- a CDS encoding M24 family metallopeptidase; the protein is MSSTSLVFSRDEFQSRLQNVQRELGLKGLSGMLIHTPENIFYLTGYQSPGYYMYQCLVVPVSGDPVLVLRRGELSNVQTYSWLPESQVRTYDDTNDPVALTADTVREIGIAPGAIGLETGSWFLPVRNYQKLEKLLGDFNLTDAQGTVEAFRVIKSPAEIAYIREACTVADRSMQAGLDAIRAGVNEDEAAAAMFSAMILAGGEYLGMEPFISSGYRSGNMHAAWGHKVIGDGETLLLEVAGARNRYHGALMRAAYTGTPTDEIKRVTEVCIASLNAALEVIRPGVTAGEVDEACRGTIERAGLYEQFRKRTGYSIGVAFAPDWGEGHIMSLQRDDSRVLLPGMVFHIPPALRVPNRYGVGFSETILVTETGCEVLTKLPRELTVAKGVNA